The genomic stretch aattcaccctgcataaccttagaaaattcttcgaccaagtgtatgttagttgaaccaaaaattatatcgtctacataaacctgaactaaaagaatgtgctttccTTTGTGTTTAATGAAGAGtgtattatccactttacctcttgaatatccatgatcaattagaaatttgctaagcctttcataccaaacccaaggggcttgtttaagaccatacaaagctcgttttaatttgtaaacatgatctggattttcagcattctcaaaaccaggaggttgtgaaacatatacctcttcatttatgacaccatttagaaacgcactctttacgtccatttggtagagcttaaaatcattagaacacgcataggcaagcaagagacgtatagcttcaaggcgagcaactagagcataagtttcctcataatctatgccctcctcttggttatacccttgtgctactaaacgtgccttgttcctagttatcactccgcTTTCATCAAgtttatttctaaaaacccatttggtacctatgatatgatgatctcgcggacgagggacaagttcccaaacgtcatttcttttaaattgattaagctcttcttgcatggccattagccaaaattcatcaatcaaggcctctttggcatttttaggttctacttgggatacaaaagcgaagtgagaacaaaagttacttatcttagaacgagtcattactccctttgaaatgtctcccaagatgttgtcgataggatggtcttttgaggatttccaagctggtggaaggtcgttcacttcagctgtcctttcttcctcatcttcttcatgactagtatcttcatccttctcatgggcagctgttctagactgatcagtttccgtagcagcttccttgagtatgtcttctgtagatacacctgcatcatcaaaagaaataccttttccgacatttttcggataagactcatcaaaagaaacatggacatattcttcaacagtaagtaaacgcttattatacactctatatgctttacttgattgtgagtatccaagaaagataccttcatctgcttttgcatcaaacttcccaatattttctttaccattattcaaaacaaaacacttacaaccgaatacgtgaagatgtgacaagtttggctttctcCCTTTCAAAAGCTCATAAGgggttttatttaaaataggacggattaggatcctgtttaaaacataacaggctgtgctaactgcatcagcccaaaagtattttggtaatccaccctcatttagcattgttcttgccaactcctctaaaacacgatttttacgctccacaacgccattttgttgtggagttcgaggagctgaaaagttatgctcaataccatacttgtcacagtacttatcaaagtggtagttttgaaattcaccaccatgatcgctacggattgtaactattttggaattcattttgttttgggacagatttgcaaaattcttaaaagcagaaaaagtttcatctttgctatgaaggaatatagtccaagtaaatcgAGAGTAGTCGACAacaattacaaaaccataataatttccacctaagctctttgtcctagaaggtccaaagagatccatatggagaagctcaaggggtcttgaagttgaaattacatttttagatttgaaagagacccttgtttgttttcccatttggcacgcgtcacataggtggtcttttgaaaattttatttttggaagaccgactactagatccttagatacaaccttattaagcaaatcaaaattaacatgtgctaaacgtctatgccaaagccaagaatcatcattcaaggtaactagacatttagtacttgttaaagatacatcaaaaaggtcaagcatatagatgttgtttactcttacacccttaaacacaacgttctgttcagcatgttcaattatgaAGCAAGTTTTTATGAAggaaactttatagcccatgtcacataattgacttatgcttaacaaattgtgtttaagtccctctactagatggacattagagatagtagtggtagagggattacctacactacctttgccgagtatagctcctttgttattgtctccataagtaacatatcccttcttctttgctttgaagtctatgaaaagcgatatgtcaccggtcatgcgccttgagcagccgctgtcaagaaaccatcttctatctacggaagcaaggcactcatcctacaatatcaaaagagagaagttggtacccaattttcattgggtccaagtgggtaagtgttgacatggttgccttttggcttccattgataaatacctttagggacaagaaatctcctaaacttgcatttctcaatggtatggccatcacgacaacaataatgacataaaccatgatgatgtggttgtttattcttgttcattaaatcctttggaatgaaagagtattttgcatatggtggatttaacgacttcttaaacaacctagagtcaacggcgtaagtaaccttaggttgtaacgctttttctaatttgaccttgagagtgtttacctctttttgccaaatatgacaagcgtcacagtacctaactttactatatccatcaatgtcaatatcttttgaattttctgcaatactagcttttaacgcttctaaatcattttcagctttgtatactttaccttccaaaaatgaaaaaatttgtttatcggaagatagtcttttaaaagcatctacagcttcgttatgcagtttttcaaaagctattttcagttcggaaaaagacatagaagagaaacTATTGTAATAagcttgttttacctttttgtcattgcttttcttcttgtggtaggacagatttttggtgtgagccataaggcacatatttgcggtttcatcactatcacttgagcCTTGTGTGCTTGATGAgtcactatcactttcccatgcaatgtaagctcttctttgtttgctgtacccttttggtgaggcttttctttgatccttatatttcataggacagtctgttttataatgtccagatttaccacaattaaaacaggatcctcttcctctactcttcttattctcttcctgtttcgcatctgtagattgtcttcgaaacttcatgaggtttttgtcggaatgcttgactccattctttcgaatgaatctattatatctccttacaaacagtcccatttctTCATCATCCAAATCTTTGccactactagaatcattgtcactttgctcttttcgtgaggacttagagctagaggccacaagagctattggcttcttctctccctctttgtctcttttcttctccttttccttcttacttttgttctcatatttttcaagactttccaatgcttgctgatgttcttccagctttccaaacagagttgtaatcgtaagtcttgttagatcgttggcttccttaattgctgttactttaggttgccattccctgctaagacacttgagaattttattagtagcgatttcattggaaacaggttttccaagtgcattcaacctattagtgagatgagtgaatctcttttgcatgtcggagatagtttctccttgtttcatgcgaaagagctcaaactcttgatttagagtgttaatgcgggactgttttacttcagtagtaccctcatgggcaacttctaaagcatcccacatttctttagctgtcgtgcaatgggatactcgataatactcatcaacaccaagtgctgaaattagtatatttcgagctttccaatcacacgaccactttttctcatctttctcattccaatcagcttctggtttgggaactatggcgccagccgcatttgtcattgtaatttgaaaacgaccattttcaatggcagcccatactagcctatccacagaatttatatgaactcgcatgcagtatttccagtagccgtaattttcaccgttgaaaataggcgctctattatacgccccctttggttcagaatccatactgttacaggcagccacagagcaccagcgaaccggcgctctgataccacttgttagacggtgtggctagtgatcgagaggggggggtgaatagatcacctctttaaaattaacAGATTTAAAGTTTTAacagagttattgaaacttagcggaaaaaTTCGGTCctgaatcgacttccgtctattctgaaccgctgctggaaaaccggacacgcgaatataatgctggatttgaattagaatgacaaAGATAATCAACACCAGAAACTAAttaaattgaatgcacttatTACTAGATCCTATTTCCAATGGAAGAAACACTGCAAAtagttttgtcaaacagttggtgtgtatgcgctttgtgatgaacaatggtggactttatttaacaaagttttcttgccactattgtatcgcGAAGAACacagccacaacacactaactgaaatttcaaaactattgaaaacgtaaagagagataaggagagaatatgatacgcagagatttggtaaggaagttccccacgtcgtcctcgcgtgtgggtacgtctttctctcaatttcaaatgaaattgagaactgtgaTTATCAATTAATGtcgaattcgttgatacaaggttacaatacaaagacagaattctaaatcccaagaacttcttcttgtatgaaacctccacttgatctgagctcgatcaagactttcctgcaagaaattgcaaacaattcactggttccacgacctgtttgcgaaatcccccgatctccaaacgcaacgctgcggctgaatctgttctacaaacgtgactgacaaaccctcaagaacactccagttcttgaaggacaaaccaattggtttttcctcgaaacccccttcaatcttcaactcagctagatcctcgatcgttccactgaacacctcagctagacccttgatcgtaccactgaacgttatctcgatgatcctttaatccgaagaacaagaatgattatgtgttgatgttcttgaagaaaagtgattgagaagatgaagaagatgaagtatctttcaggtttctatgtgctccAAAACAATTGCTCTTACACTGCTTTAatcttgtgttcaactgtttttctctTGTGAATTCGTTGCCTTCACTGCTGTCAAAAATATTTCTTATATACAAGGACAGAAGCTGTTAGTTGGTtaaaacagacttatgtattgatgcatgatGTTATGTATCGATTCATACTATAACATTGAATATTTTTAGAGAATTAATGAAggcatgtatcgatgcaaggctcgtatgtatcgatacatgaaGCATTTCAACTAAGCTTGTATCGATACAAGATGCGTgtggatcgatccatagagcaatttgcctgtccatgtatcgatacatgactcgtatggatcgatacatgCTGAAGCAAAAGTGTTTTGTGGTTTACAATATATttcatggatcgatgcataagATCATGTATTGATCCATACTGAtacaaaatagtttttatgagttcttttaatAGATGTATCActgtggatctttatgtatagatATGAGAAACTAGTATGAGgtaaaaacacaaatgaatcatgcAAACTGATGCACATGCCAACAATTGGtcaatgatcacacaatttgctatcattcaaaactttaTTCAAGGTAAGGACTTTGCTCACAGATTACTTCTAAAAACTCTGGCTCTGAAGATTACTTCTAAAAACTCTGGCTCTAATGAAAGATCCAGACTTTGAAGAAGTCAACTCTAAAGAAACTCAGCCTCTGATGATATAGACTCTGAAGCTTCAAAAGCCAATAAGTGGACTCTGAAGTGATCATCCTCTAAAGAGTAACGTCTGAAGAAAGTCAACCTCTGAAGTAGAGTCTCTTCAATCGAGGCAACTCTGACAGACTCAGAGACCTTTTGATCACGTGAAGACTTAAGAAAAAATCTGTTCTTGATTGTTTGAGCTTCAACGGATAATTTCTCTTGCAGAAAGTTATTTTTTATGTGTCTAATCAAGTACAAATGTAATCCAACCTTTTGGTAAAAATCTTCAATGTCTCTTTCTCTCCTCTCTATTTAAGGAGCAGAAGACCCGAAGAACAAATACAACAATACACCACACTGCATTACTGACTCTGAACCTTGATATTTCAAAGAAAATCTATTCTGTCAAAATTGTGTGACTTAGAACATCTTAACATTTGTATATTTTAGAAGCTCTTAAGTCTTAGAGTTTTTTTAAGTTGTATTCTATCTGCACCTCTGGTTGTATATTAAGTGTAGTTGTTACCCAAATCTCTTAACAGTTTGATATAAAGTCAGAAGTATTTTGGTTTAGTGCTTGAGCATTTAAAATCTCTTACTTGTGTGTTTGAGTATAAAAATCTCTTACTCGTGGGTTTGAGCATTAGAAATCTTTCGTTTGTGTGTTTGAACGTGAAAATCTCTTATTTATGAATTTGAACATTAGAAGTCTCTTATATTTGCAACTAGAAGATTACTTGATTCATATTCAATCGTAACCACCCAACTATTTTTCATTTAAATTCTTTTTTCCAAACTCATTATTTTTTTCAAATTCTCAAATAAAGCTAGCATGAATATTGATTCTTCCAAAAGAATATTTTTGAAGATCCCACATTAGTAAATGTCTCCTTCCTTCTTCAAATCTTCAATTCTTTGAACTCAAAAACAAACTGGTGAAGATTTCTCCCTTCTTCCCCAATTGAATCATGTATCAAAGAACCAAAGCGATTAACCACAATCTATTGTGCCGTTATCTTTACactaaaaacaaagcaaaaaCCTTATTCCACACTCACTCACATCATCAACCTCAAAACCAAACACCAACATCAAACCTTCGCAATCGCAAAAACATTCCTTTCATAACCGAAATCAAACATGTTCAAACCTCAGAAGAAGCTTTGTCTCTCTTTCACCATTACAATCAACTTGGTTACAAACACTATTACCCTTCCTACGCTGCATTGCTCTATAAACTTGCTCGTTCTAGAAGCTTCCAAGCCGTTGAAACCATACTCCAACGCATGAAAGATAACGATATTCAATGTAATGAGACTCTCTTCATTGCTCTGTTTCAACACTATGGTCCGGTGAAAGCCATTGAACTCTTTCGCTCGATGAATGAGTTCAACTGTGTGAGGACATTGCAGTCGTTTAATTCGCTTCTTAATCTTCTCGTTGATAATTGTATGTTTTCTGAGGCTAATGATGCGTTTGATCGGTCCTATGAAATGGGGTTTCGTCCGAATACTGTTACGTTTAATATTATGATAAAGGGTTGGTTGGTGAAAGGTGAATGGGAGAAAGCATGTGAGGTGTTTGATGAAATGCTTCAGAAGAAAGTGCAACCCAGTGTTGTTACTTATAATAGTTTTATTGGGTTTTTGTCGAGAAAGGGGGATCTGGATAAAGCTATGGCTTTGGTTGAGGATATGAGACAGAAAGGTAAACGTGCGAATGGGGTAACGTACGCGCTTTTGATGGAAGGTTTGTGTTCTTCGGGAAAGTATGAGGAAGCTAAGAAGCTGATGTTTGATATGGCGTATCGAGGATGTAAGCCTCAGGTTGTAaatttttctgttttgatgaATGATCTTGGTAAGAGAGGAAAGATTAATGAGGCGATGGTTTTGCTTCGAGAGATGAGAAAGAGGAGGCTTAAGCCGGATGTTGTGACGTACAACGTATTTGTAAATTATCTTTGCAAGGAAGGGAAGACGGAGGAAGCTTACAGAGTGTTAACTGAGATGCAGATCGGCGGTTGTCATCCAAATGCAGCTACATACAGGATGATGCTTGATGGTTTGTGTCGGAACGGAGATTTTGAGGTAGGGCTGAATGTTTTGAATGCGATGTTGGTGAGTAGGCATTGCCCGCGATCTGATACGTTTAACTGTTTGGTTGTTGGGCTGTTGAAGTCCGGGAATATCGAAGGTGGATGCTTTGTTTTGGAAGAGATGGAGAAGAGGAAGGTAGAATTTGATTTGGAGAGCTGGGAAACTGTGATAAAGTATGCTTGCAGCGAGGATGATAAAGGTAGCAGTATGCTTATGAATATACTTTCATCTCTGTCCATCTAATGCAATCAAAATTAAAATCAGGGTGGTATTTGTTTATATATTTTTCAATAAGTCAATTGAGTTTGTTAATTATTTATAATTAATCAGTGCTTTAGAAATTGTTGGCTTTAGATTATCAGTATTTTATAATACTTGCTGCTGTTTAGTTAGAACTACTACAATGAGATAGATATCAACTCCATATATACAAAACAACTCTCATCAACTCCGGAATACATTATTGCTAGTGCTGTTTCAAGTCTTACTATTTATACATGTCACCATAACTCTCTATCATCTCATCAAAACACAATATCAAATTATCAAACACTAACAAACATGGCACGCTTTGAAACTCTTGCTACCACTTTGAATCTCAAACCCataatttttatggttttgataTTATTCCTTACAATCACTTCCACGGCTTCAAGCAGAATCCTCAGTGAACTAGAAACACCAGAAGAACCTATTACTCATTCTGCACTGTCTCCTGTTTCTTCCACCATTCTCCCTCCACTTCCGCAACCAGCCGCAACAACTGGTACTGATATTCCTGATCAGCACCACACGATATCATTTTTCTTGCACGACATTCTCGGTGGCTCCAATCCAACAGCAAGAGCAGTAACCGGAGTCGTTACCAATCCTGCACTCAACGCGCAAGTCGCATTCGCTAAGCCAAACGGTGCAAACCTTCCTCTTAACAGCGGAGTTCCACAGAACAATAATAACAATGGAATTCTAAACAACAATAACCTCCCTTTCCTAACAGGACTCAGCGGAAACACGGGAAACGTCTtcaataacaataacaacaacaacgGGAACAACAATTTTCCGGTGACGAATATGAATCAGATACCACAGGGAATGACGGTGCAGGAGTTGATGTTTGGAACAATGACAGTGTTTGATGATGAATTAACAGAAGGGGAAGAGTTGGGATCAGGATTAGTAGGGAAAGCACAAGGATTCTATATAGCAAGTTCAGTGGAAGGAACAAGTCAAGTAATGGCTTTTACAGCAAAGTTTGAAGAGAATGGTTATGAAGATAGTCTCAGCTTCTTTGGGGTACACAGAACAACTCAAGTTTCACAATCACAACTGGCAATCATTGGAGGAACAGGAAAGTATGTGAATGCTAATGGAATTGCAATTATTAAGACATTTCCAGTTACAAACAGTCAACAACACAACACTGATGGGCTTGAAACTCTCTTGCACCTTACTGCATATCTTTCCTATTAAAATGTCTTTAAAGTTATGTGTCATGCATCAATGAACTTTAAGTATGTTTTCAGCTTGCAAAACTATTGTAAAATATTGGTGTTTTGTAATGAATCTCAATCAGTGATTGTATTGTACTTTTGAACagaaaaaaaaaatctatattATGCATGAATTTGATTTTACTATGAGCACATGACCTAACTATATTGCTTTGACATTGTATTATCTGTAATATGAATTCCAACACTAGAATGACAGGCCTTGAGACACTTTCTGAGACTTGAACATCTAGTTTTGCCATCATTACAATTCTATGATTGTGAGTCAAAGTTTATGACTCATAAAGATAAAGTTGTCGAACTCGAGTTAATTTTTAAATTCTTGGTTGTTTATAATTCAAAATCTAAAAAACGAGTTAACTCGCATGTAAACTCACTTTTTGATAAATTCTTACAACTTCAAGTTAACTTTCTTAAATTTTGTAAACTCTCAATTTTACACGTAGTTTACGAGTTTACGATTCTACGGTGATTTGACTTTAATATTGATGGAATTGGTTAATCAGCTTTAGTACTAATTTGTTGGTGATAATTTTTTCTATTTTCAGTTAGGTACTTTCTAACTCTGCAATCATAGCATAAACCAACGAACATGTCTGGCTGAAATCTTGATTGGATCAAATGCAATATAAATAAATCTTCTAGAAGAAATCTGGGGCTTCATCATGTGATGTCGTATTTAGAGGTTATTTGGATACTTTCCTTAGATCTTTTTCGGCTAAGATAGCAATAACCATCTGAACTGCGTTGTGTTATGCTAGCCATTCACCAGTAAAAGACAAGGAGATGGAACCATCTACTATGAAAATTTGGTTCCTTGAAAATTATTAATTGGTTGGAGAAGCATGTAACTGTTTGTtcattttgattaaaaatttCTGATGATAGCTTTTGCGAAAGAAATATTTGTGCGGATAGATTGATTCACGTAGGACATTTTGTGAATCATGACACATGGTGGATAAAACAACCGATCGAGATAAACATGTAAATAAATATTTTACATTCATTCAAATACATAGTAGCATTACATCTTCTCCTATAAAGAATACTAAGATCTTCTCTGTTATAAAACAAAGGGAAAAAAAGAACCAACTAACTATCATAATCATAAAAAGACAGTAATCTGAAAAAGTGTTTCCATCCCATTACTAATACTATTGTGTTGATCATAATGCAACTGTAACGTCTCGATTTTCGCATACCCTCTAGCATTTTCATATTTACCAGTTCCTCCAACAACAGCAACATAGGATTCATGTGTAGCCATTCTATGAACTCCAAAGAAACTAATagcatcatcatcttcatgaCCTTCATCACCAAACAAAGCTACAAATGCCATGGTTTGACTGCTTCCATCCAAAGAACTAACCAAATGAAATCCTTGTACTTTACCAATAACATCCGAATTCAACTCATACCCTTTTGTAATCTCATCATCAATAACAGTTATTCTTCCAAATAAAAGCTTTTCTAGAGTTGCTCCAAGCGGGATTCGGTTCCTTGTAACGTAAGGAAGTGAGTTAGAGTTAGAGTTAGTACTAGTGTCTATGACCACCTTGTTTTTGTCAATGTTTTTTATCATTGGTGTGCTTGAAGGAAAACCATTTGTACTAATGCTAGTGTCGAAAATTGGTATGCTACCTTTAGTAGGGAATATTCTGTTGTTTGGTTTTGAGAAAGGAAGGTTAGTAGTTTGCTGTGTGTTGACAATGATGCCATTCATGATTCTTTCAGAAGGGTTTGATCCACCTAGAATGTCATGCATGAAGAAAGTGAGTGGTGGAGCATGATTCTCCTTTGTTTTGACATATCTTAGGTTGATGCTTAAGAGAGAAAGGTGAAGTACTATGATGTTTTTTAAGGAAAGAGAGATAAGTATGAATCTTATGGCCATTTTGGTATGTTTGGTATGAACTAGCACAATGTATATATAGTTTATAGCATGCTCTATGCAAAATAATTTGCTTCACTTGAAGAATTCACTCATAAATGGAGTTGGAATGTGGAAGATTAATATTTCTTGGACTATTGTCTATTGGAGTTGTTGCTCAACAAATCAACTCTCACAAATGGAGTTGCTAATGCCACATGATTTTATTTTAAACCCAAGTCTTTTTGACTTGGTTCGAGTTCATTGACAAGTTTACTATAAAAAAATGACAAAGTTGTGTTAAGGGTCTATTATAGAAAGTTATTTGTAAAGATAGATAACAAATAACAACAAATATATctattattaaaaaaatttataaacCTATGTATAGTATTTTAATGTATTTGTATGCGTACAAAATAATATATTAGTTTTAATAAATTTATTTACACATGATAATCATTAAAAATTCATACACAGTCTGAGTATTAGAGTTTGACCTCTCTCATTATGACGTCTAATTTAACAATATCGATTCTTATTAGTTGAGTTATGATTTATAGACTAATTTATTTATGTTAATGATTATTGTTGATGtaatttttaaatgaattaaattCTATTGATAGTTATATTTATATTATCATTctaatatatattattatattcTGTTTGTTATGGATGTTCGCAAGGTCTAATGATAAGACGAAAGTAATCAAGCGCGCAAAACATATGCCTTTTCTTTTTTGGAGAGAGATAATTCCGCCAACAATTTTTACTGACAGTCTAAATCAATCTAACGGCTGATCACGGTCCACGC from Lathyrus oleraceus cultivar Zhongwan6 chromosome 7, CAAS_Psat_ZW6_1.0, whole genome shotgun sequence encodes the following:
- the LOC127103206 gene encoding pentatricopeptide repeat-containing protein At1g07740, mitochondrial: MYQRTKAINHNLLCRYLYTKNKAKTLFHTHSHHQPQNQTPTSNLRNRKNIPFITEIKHVQTSEEALSLFHHYNQLGYKHYYPSYAALLYKLARSRSFQAVETILQRMKDNDIQCNETLFIALFQHYGPVKAIELFRSMNEFNCVRTLQSFNSLLNLLVDNCMFSEANDAFDRSYEMGFRPNTVTFNIMIKGWLVKGEWEKACEVFDEMLQKKVQPSVVTYNSFIGFLSRKGDLDKAMALVEDMRQKGKRANGVTYALLMEGLCSSGKYEEAKKLMFDMAYRGCKPQVVNFSVLMNDLGKRGKINEAMVLLREMRKRRLKPDVVTYNVFVNYLCKEGKTEEAYRVLTEMQIGGCHPNAATYRMMLDGLCRNGDFEVGLNVLNAMLVSRHCPRSDTFNCLVVGLLKSGNIEGGCFVLEEMEKRKVEFDLESWETVIKYACSEDDKGLSGNTGNVFNNNNNNNGNNNFPVTNMNQIPQGMTVQELMFGTMTVFDDELTEGEELGSGLVGKAQGFYIASSVEGTSQVMAFTAKFEENGYEDSLSFFGVHRTTQVSQSQLAIIGGTGKYVNANGIAIIKTFPVTNSQQHNTDGLETLLHLTAYLSY
- the LOC127103207 gene encoding dirigent protein 24 produces the protein MAIRFILISLSLKNIIVLHLSLLSINLRYVKTKENHAPPLTFFMHDILGGSNPSERIMNGIIVNTQQTTNLPFSKPNNRIFPTKGSIPIFDTSISTNGFPSSTPMIKNIDKNKVVIDTSTNSNSNSLPYVTRNRIPLGATLEKLLFGRITVIDDEITKGYELNSDVIGKVQGFHLVSSLDGSSQTMAFVALFGDEGHEDDDAISFFGVHRMATHESYVAVVGGTGKYENARGYAKIETLQLHYDQHNSISNGMETLFQITVFL